A single genomic interval of Capricornis sumatraensis isolate serow.1 chromosome 11, serow.2, whole genome shotgun sequence harbors:
- the ANKRD46 gene encoding ankyrin repeat domain-containing protein 46, which produces MSYVFVNDSSQTNVPLLQACIDGDFNYSKRLLESGFDPNIRDSRGRTGLHLAAARGNVDICQLLHKFGADLLATDYQGNTALHLCGHVDTIQFLVSNGLKIDICNHQGATPLVLAKRRGVNKDVIRLLESLEEQEVKGFNRGTHSKLETMQTAESESAMESHSLLNPNLQQGEGVLSSFRTTWQEFVEDLGFWRVLLLIFVIALLSLGIAYYVSGVLPFVENQPELVH; this is translated from the exons ATGTCCTACGTTTTTGTAAATGATTCTTCTCAGACTAATGTACCCTTGCTACAGGCCTGTATTGATGGGGACTTTAACTACTCCAAGAGGCTTCTGGAAAGTGGCTTTGACCCAAATATCCGTGACAGCAggggcagaacaggccttcaccTTGCAGCAGCCCGAGGGAATGTAGACATCTGCCAGTTGTTACATAAATTTGGTGCTGATCTCCTGGCCACTGATTATCAGGGAAACACGGCTCTTCATCTCTGTGGCCATGTGGATACTATTCAATTCTTGGTTTCCAATGGACTCAAAATTGATATTTG CAACCATCAAGGTGCTACACCCCTAGTTCTGGCAAAGCGCAGGGGAGTGAATAAAGATGTCATCCGATTGCTGGAATCGTTGGAAGAACAGGAGGTAAAAGGATTTAACAGAGGAACTCACTCAAAACTAGAGACCATGCAGACAGCTGAGAGTGAAAG CGCCATGGAAAGCCATTCGCTCCTCAATCCCAACCTGCAGCAGGGTGAGGGGGTCCTGTCCAGCTTCCGTACCACGTGGCAGGAGTTTGTAGAGGATCTGGGCTTCTGGAGGGTGCTGCTCTTGATCTTTGTCATTGCTCTGCTGTCTCTTGGCATCGCCTACTATGTGAGTGGGGTGCTGCCTTTCGTGGAAAACCAGCCTGAACTGGTGCATTAA